The window ttttattagttttagttttgacgtcacggaccgtgaggcgttaagGTGCCATAGCTGCCagcggaataaattgatcataccaagaggcttatattgacagggacgaaaactGAGGAAAtcatatctataatttcagttcgttttagttagttttctaaacatgcaatatagtttcagttagttatcgttttgtcttttaattttcgtttttatttagttcagttaacgaaattgttttttcaattttagttttcgttatttcgttcgttttcgtgaacgataataactctggtaCTGAAGTCAGTGGGTGGATTTACCGGGCTGCACGTAGCTGTATGTACTTTTACTATCAGGTCTTACCACCAATGACTTTACTGTTACCTTCAGGTTTTTGCCGAACTATTTGACCCCATCATCAaagacagacacaatggctacaACCCCAGAACCATGAAACATCCCACTGACCTGGATTCTTCCAAGGTTGTAGCTCCACCACCCTTCCTAATATATTTGACTCTTACTAATAAAGCAGAGTTTACAAAGTGTTCTCTTTCTTCCCTCTACCTCCAGCTAACCCACGGTGTGTTCGATGACCATTATGTTCTGTCATCCCGTGTCCGGACTGGTCGCAGCATCCGCGGACTGAGCCTACCCCCAGCCTGTTCAAGGGCTGAGCGTCGTGAGGTGGAGCGGGTGGTGGTGATGGCTCTGGCCGGTCTGAAGGGTGACCTGGCTGGACGCTACTACAGCCTGGGAGACATGACAGACAAGGAGCAGCAGCAACTTATTGATGTGAGTTATCGATAGCCCAGAGTCACAAGAAAGGCTCACTTTTTGTCTCTTACACCGACCACCGACTAGACAACTGCAAGAACTTTAGAAAGGTTTTTAAAGGGCTAACCTTTCAGAGCACTCATCTTACAATAGcctacagaataaaaacaatgcaACATTAAATAGACAaaattaataacacatttacaGAGACTAAAATCAGAACCTTGGGAATTAAAATTAGTGAGCAGCAAGTCAACATAAAATCATTTCAAAGAAGGAAACATGCAGACAGAGTGATGTTATTGATATGAGACTCAGACTATTAACCTGAGAGGAAGAACTCATGAAAGCGTTGTAAGTGGCCATGGAAAGACTGTCACAGTGGATTTAGTATCAGTGAGGAGAACCTTGGTTTTATGACTGTTAAGTTTGAGAATGCTACTGGAGAACCAGGCCTTTATTTCAAGAAGAATGGAGGTTGGTTTAGGAGAGAGGAACGTCTGAATATGACCCTTGTAGACTTTCACAGCAGTGGAACCAAGTGTTAAACTAAATATGGGCaagagaaggtaaatcaatgaaGTGAAGGGCCCCCAGGACAGATCTCTGAGGAACACCACCAGTGACTGCAGATGGATGAGATTTAAAAGTTGTAAACTGAATGAACATAACAAAATAAGTCACACTTTTGACTTACGATTTTGAAAAGACTGGAGATCTTACAGGGTCACTAGTTAGGCAACTACAAACAAATCAAAGGACACCAATGCTTCTGATTGTTGACTCACATTACACGATAGAATGATACAACAATCAGTACATTAAAATAGATTTCCTTTTTCAATTAAGAAATAGGAAAAAGGTAGAAAGACAATATTTAGCAAATATAATATTTCTTtgattttacaaaatgtaccTTTTTGTGGAACAATAATGTATTTAGGTGTTGGCGCAATAAAATTGAGTCTAAATGTATGATTTTATATTGATTCAAAGGTGGATTTTTCTCAAATAACATCTGAATTGATCAGAATCAGGAAGTAGTTAGTCCTGGACAGTTACAGAACTTCCTGCTCTGATTGATTAAGGATGCCTCATATTAAGGATTGCTATCTTGTTGATAAGCTAACGTGTTCAGTACttaccacccccttcatgacCAGAGTCCCCTCCTACCAGGGGGATCTAATTAAAACCCTTTCATTGGTCTGTGAAGTTCATTCTAGTGTGTCCAAACTAAGTCATCCCTCTAGCCTTGTTTCCTCCGTCTCTAGGACCACTTCCTGTTTGACAAGCCAGTCTCTCCTCTGTTGACATGTGCCTTTATGGCCAGAGACTGGCCCGACGCCAGGGGCATCTGGTATGGTCTGCTCGGCTCCCTGCATGCTTGTTGCTGTGTgaccatttattattattactatatatatactatatatcttTATAGAAGTAAGAAGTCCAGCTGCTACAAGAATTAAACGTGTGGTACATGTGCACGCTCAAGTTACTTATGCACAGATGAGCAGCATGAACATCAGAGCtgacatttaaaaacagacttCGTCTCATCAAATACTGAGTTGTTGTAGCTGCTTCTCCTCAGGCACAACAATGAGAAGACCTTCCTGATCTGGGTAAATGAGGAAGACCACACCAGGGTCATCTCCATGGAGAAGGGCGGCAACATGAAGAGAGTGTTTGACAGGTTCTGCAGAGGACTCAAGCAGGTATTCTGGATTCTGGATGATGCAGATGTACATGGTTCCTGTAGTcactagccccccccccccccttgctaAAAGGTCAGCCTTCAAGTACATGAGTGTATGTGGGGAGAAATTACATCTGGGCTCACATCTGCTTTACCAATCAGTGAGGACCTGGAAAACACTGCAGTTGttctaccgaccactagggtctggatccagacctgcagcgcctttactgaccactagggtccagattaAGTCGTTTCGATTCATTCTGCTCATTCAAGTTTGTCTTCACACTGGCTGCCTTTGAGTGACATCACAAGAGGTTTGTTTTATCCGGTCTACGGAAAGCTAAACTGACCCTAAACTGCCTCCATTTGTAGCAtcctaaataaaaacatttaaacgcTTCACTAGGAAGGTTTTCAGTAATCCTTATCATAATTACTAATTATTGCCAATCACTGATTGTAATTCAGAACGATTTTCTTGCAAATTTGTGAGTATATAAAGTcgcaatttcttttgttttttaactgaAAATGAGTCAATTCCTAAATTCAAGATTTCTGAATTCTtacttgaaataaaaaatattttttataaaggaaaaaatactttaaaaattCAAATTATTTTATTACCTCCATCTCAGCtgcaaagtttttatttttctagtttttttcACTCTTAacacctacctgtcccacaatGCATTTTGATTTCTTTATTTGTGCCATTATGGCACAAATAAAGACTGATTGGTAATATTTCCTCACGAGTCGTGAATTTGAAGCAAGAGCAGAAAAACTGAAGTGATTTACAAATATATACTTATTGTTGTTCCTTAAATGAGGCGTGTGAAGTGATGCCGTGTTGTCTCTGGCAGGTGGAGCATCTGATCCAGGAGCGAGGCTGGGAGTTCATGTGGAACGAGCGTCTGGGCTACGTCCTCACCTGTCCGTCCAACCTGGGCACCGGCCTCCGGGCGGGCGTGCACGTTCGCTTGCCGAAGCTCAGCAAGGTCATGCACGTCCAGACCTCAGACACACTTCCAGACAGATTTAACCTCTTTACTCAGCATCTTCTCAGATATAATCTCCGTAGATATTTTCATACCCAGTTCCACACACATTATTCCTCTTGAGCTCCATTTTATCCTAAAGTTATAAAAACCACAGCAAATTACACTCAAACCCACAAGGACCTTTCTGCTTTCACAAAATACTCCCAGGAAATCCATGTGTACTAATCCGCTGCTCAAAATAGTCCCTAAAAAATGTATGCACAGTTCAAATGTTATTAATccctctgttttttgttttatatgaaagcaaaaaaaacaactgatcgTAGTGAGTCTCAGCATCAGACAAGTAGAAGCTTTTATGAACTTTAACATATGACGTTTTTCACCGCgtcatcatttatttaaaaggaaTGAAGCTTCAGGGGGTCACTCACAAGCAAGTGTTTGTAAGCCGGTCCCAAGCCCAGATAAAAGCATCGGACGTAAAAACCTAGACCAAACTAAACATGAAATCATCAGAACCCAGTAACTCCATACCAGACCGTCTGAGGCCCGGGTTAACGAACGCTATCGGTGCTGTCGACCTAGAGGGGGATGATGGGTTGAAGCTGTTCTGTCATGGAGCTGACGGGAAGAGGACCGGAGGAAGGGTTATCCAGAGGGAGGAGCTTGTTTGGGAATCTTCTGGAGGTGAAGAGTGTCAGTGATGAGTCTGAAGCTAGAAATTGAAGGTGCAACAATCTTTTAGTGGCTATGATCCACTGCAGGGATGCGAGTTAGAGAAGTAGCTTGTGAGTGACATAGATGAAAGGATGGATATCACAGAGATGGATGTAGagaatacttttttttcccagaagTGGCAGGAACATGGGTTCACTTAAATCTAGAAGACTCAGGTCTACAAAGGAGTTCATGGTCCACCCAGTGACTGACAGGTGTCCAACAACCCCAAACTATGACTAACTTCCACATTTCAGCGGTtagaacttttttttgttgtagttaatAGTGGGTCTGAACCGCTCTGCAGGACGCACGTTTCTCCACCCTCCTGGACAATCTGCGGCTGCAGAAAAGAGGCACCGGTGGAGTCGACACGGCCGCCACCGGCGACACCTTCGACATCTCCAACAACGACCGTCTGGGCAAGTCTGAGGTGAGGATCTGCTCTCATGTCATGGGTTCTGGCAGCGCTGCAGAAGTGACCTCTGGTTGGTGTCCTCAGGTGGAGCTGGTCCAGATGCTCGTCGACGGGGTCCATTACCTGATCGAATGTGAGAAGAAGCTGGAAAAGGGCCAAGACTTCAAAGTTCCAGCTCCCATCTCTCAGTTCAAGAAGTGAAACGTGAACGGACAGAGAACTGCATAGCGACGCCCTTTAACTACTACAGAGGAGGCCGACGTCTCCCGCTGACACTGCAGTTCGTTAGGGTAAATTATCACGATCTGCACTTATAGGGAAAGAAATTCTACCTCAAGTTGAATCCAACCCTGACTTTCATAAATAAACTCTTTCAAAAAGTTTCTGTTTTTTGCTGCTTTTGACATAACATTTGCTATCGGACCGTAGCAACGGGTGAAGTCCTTGCCTATGTAACGGCCCTCAGACATAGGAACcttggtttttcttttcatgcagTTCCTTTGAGACAGATGTGCAAAAGTTAGTACCCTGAAGATCCCTGCTCGATAACAGAaccatctgcaaaaagcagagagggAACCTGAACCCACCAAACAAGACCAACTCCAACCCCTAGCTGCACCTGGAATGTgtctcaaaataaaattataaaaatcgTGGGCAGGTATAATTACTTCTCTCAGaatattgctgatgtctttcccacTTGGAATTATGCGAATACACACCTGAATG of the Cololabis saira isolate AMF1-May2022 chromosome 11, fColSai1.1, whole genome shotgun sequence genome contains:
- the ckmt2a gene encoding creatine kinase, mitochondrial 2a (sarcomeric) isoform X1, yielding MANSFRRLVSGRNTAMLMASLGAGTLATGFLLNENSSLLADTKKKLYPPSADFPDLRKHNNCMATCLTPAIYAKLRDKLTPNNWTLDQCIQTGVDNPGHPFIKTVGAVAGDEESYEVFAELFDPIIKDRHNGYNPRTMKHPTDLDSSKVVAPPPFLIYLTLTNKAEFTKCSLSSLYLQLTHGVFDDHYVLSSRVRTGRSIRGLSLPPACSRAERREVERVVVMALAGLKGDLAGRYYSLGDMTDKEQQQLIDDHFLFDKPVSPLLTCAFMARDWPDARGIWHNNEKTFLIWVNEEDHTRVISMEKGGNMKRVFDRFCRGLKQVEHLIQERGWEFMWNERLGYVLTCPSNLGTGLRAGVHVRLPKLSKDARFSTLLDNLRLQKRGTGGVDTAATGDTFDISNNDRLGKSEVELVQMLVDGVHYLIECEKKLEKGQDFKVPAPISQFKK
- the ckmt2a gene encoding creatine kinase, mitochondrial 2a (sarcomeric) isoform X2 codes for the protein MANSFRRLVSGRNTAMLMASLGAGTLATGFLLNENSSLLADTKKKLYPPSADFPDLRKHNNCMATCLTPAIYAKLRDKLTPNNWTLDQCIQTGVDNPGHPFIKTVGAVAGDEESYEVFAELFDPIIKDRHNGYNPRTMKHPTDLDSSKLTHGVFDDHYVLSSRVRTGRSIRGLSLPPACSRAERREVERVVVMALAGLKGDLAGRYYSLGDMTDKEQQQLIDDHFLFDKPVSPLLTCAFMARDWPDARGIWHNNEKTFLIWVNEEDHTRVISMEKGGNMKRVFDRFCRGLKQVEHLIQERGWEFMWNERLGYVLTCPSNLGTGLRAGVHVRLPKLSKDARFSTLLDNLRLQKRGTGGVDTAATGDTFDISNNDRLGKSEVELVQMLVDGVHYLIECEKKLEKGQDFKVPAPISQFKK